In Leptospiraceae bacterium, one genomic interval encodes:
- a CDS encoding type 1 glutamine amidotransferase domain-containing protein, translated as MKKKSIFIITIGISVVLLLAVFVIPIVLKRLGIHSDYTGQRYMVPEGKALIITTSHDILGDTGKKTGVFGSEMTAPYYEFLDGRMSVDIASIKGGEIPIDPLSFHRFVISDYDERYLKDPVFKNKVINSLRIEEIDFTKYDIIFLAGGWGAAYDLPYSEELGRKITEAYKAGKIIGGVCHGPLGLLLAKDENGLPLVQGRKITAVTDKQVKELKINITLQHPERELRAAGANFESSSAFRDIFANHISIDDRIITGQNQNAG; from the coding sequence AAAAAGAAATCAATATTCATAATTACAATTGGGATTTCGGTTGTACTGTTATTGGCTGTTTTCGTTATACCAATCGTACTAAAACGACTGGGGATTCACTCGGACTACACAGGCCAAAGGTATATGGTGCCCGAAGGGAAAGCCTTAATCATTACTACCAGTCATGACATTCTTGGTGATACCGGAAAAAAGACCGGTGTTTTCGGTTCGGAAATGACTGCTCCGTATTACGAATTTTTGGATGGTCGTATGTCAGTAGATATTGCTAGTATTAAAGGAGGAGAAATTCCGATAGACCCCTTATCTTTCCATAGATTTGTTATATCAGACTATGACGAAAGATACCTGAAAGATCCTGTCTTTAAAAATAAAGTAATCAACTCATTGCGCATTGAAGAGATTGACTTCACAAAATACGATATTATTTTTTTGGCTGGAGGTTGGGGTGCTGCCTATGATCTCCCTTATTCCGAGGAACTGGGTCGCAAGATTACAGAAGCCTATAAAGCCGGTAAAATAATCGGCGGTGTTTGTCATGGTCCACTTGGATTATTACTGGCAAAAGATGAAAATGGGCTTCCTCTGGTTCAAGGACGAAAGATTACCGCTGTTACAGATAAACAGGTGAAAGAACTAAAAATCAACATCACACTACAACATCCTGAACGCGAGCTTAGAGCAGCAGGAGCCAATTTTGAATCCTCCTCCGCTTTTCGTGATATATTTGCAAACCATATCAGTATCGATGACCGGATTATAACCGGCCAAAATCAAAATGCTGGCTGA